ACCCGTGGACTGCAGTACCAGGTCGTACTGGTAAACAATGCGCTTGGGTTCGTCGCGGTTGCGAAAGTAAATCTCAACAGGCAGTAGGAAGCCAGCGTAGCCGGACTCATGAATGGCATACGGCGGTTCCTTGACCACTGCAAATGAACAATTCGCGTAAGAGTTAATTCAACTGTACTACGGCTGTATAGCATCGCAGCGTTTACCTCGTTTAGGTTTCGGAAAGGATTCGTGCAGCAGAAAGACCACTTTCTCCACAAAGGCACTGATGTCCGCCTTGTTTACACCCTGGACATAGATCTCCCAATCGTGCGTAAAGGCCTGCGGATGCGGTGTCTTCTTGCTGCGCAGCTTCGACGTATGGCCAATTTCGAATTGCACCTTGACCGCCATGCCTGTGGGTAGGGCATCAAGTTCCAGTGATTGCCTGCAATTAAGTGCTCAATTAAGATACTATGTACTATTAGCGCGCCAAAACCAATGCAACTAGGCTGTCTAGCTTCTAAGTTGTTTgcaatgtaaacaaataaCTGCCGCTTATGTGGCACGGCCCAATGGATAATTAAACGAGGTGTTTGCCAATTATTGTGCTCCTTGCTTTGGCTTCTCAGGGTGCATGCGTGATTTCCAATGCGACTCCTGCCGCAGGTCACGTCCTCCAAGTGTGCGCCCGGCTTCGGAAACCTTCCACCTGGCCTCAGGATCCTCCCACTGGCTGGCACCACTCCAAAATGCTCCGAATGCAGACGTTTTTTGTTATGATTCCCCTTGCCAgcaatttgttattgtttgaGTGCGAATGTGTGCCACAATGTGGACTTTTCATGTTGCAAGCTTTCGCCGTGTTCGTGTTTTTCCCTTGCCGCATGCCCCGCAAGCGCCACTTTCTACTTACTATCGCGCCGTGCGGCATTCGCATGGAGGTGCGCACAATTTTCAGAAAAACCGCAAAAGCTTAGAGCCAGAATCGGAGGAAATTTTggaaaaacacacagaaaataaaatccaaaatgTTGAAGTGTGACCGAAGTTCGGCAGACCGAAAATGCGCCCGAGTCGGGTGAAATATACTGGAATATACCGCTAAGTGGGTCGGATATCCGTTTAGTAGGGTGATTCGTGAAATTTGTTTCCAATTTGCAACGTTTAAGTTTACCGTTCTTCTGATTTTTAAGTCGCCGCCTTTTTAAACAGTTTGGAGCTTTATTAGGTCGTaggaattttatttatgggtATTATGCAAGGCTCAAACAGTTCGTTAGTAGAAAAAGTATAGTTTTTTGGCACAAGGTCCTTGGGGCCCATTTCCGCAAGGAACTGGCGCTGGGACCGACGAAGCTGTAGTAGAAGTAGTGGAGGTCTCCGTTGTGGTTGTCGTGCTGCTGGTGGATGTTGCAGCAACAATGGCGCACAGGAAGAAAAGGATAGCGATGAACTTCATCTTGATTACTCTGTTGCGACAGTGATATTTCTCTGGGGGCATTGCCCAATTTTATACCTTTAATGTTTGGAGCTGCAAATATTGACACAAATGCTTTAGTTCAATTTACGTACTAATTCTCAAGAAGAAAGCGACAAATCCACAAGCTCTGCGCGTAGAACATGTGTTTTCTGTTTGGTTATTTCGTAATTTCATTATGCTACATTTCTTAGCACCACACGTGTATTCAGCCAGATCATTTGTAtgcaaaatattatatatgctTATATATGCAATACAAATAACTTACAGCTTGACATGGTCTtaaaactattatttaatcattttaataaCAGGATATATTTGCAAGTGTTCTCTTATTTCTTCAATTCAAGATTTCTTAATGAGAATACCATTTTGCACATCAATACCATTTACTTGGCATTcctgaaattattttattcttctTCAGGAACCCGCATAAACACAAATAGTTCGCAAAAGCTTCGGGGATCCGGAACCGGAACCAGTTCAGCCGCCTGCTTGGTTCGCCGCGGAACCAGCGACAGCACTTAAAAGAACACTtgggaaaaacaataaaaatatttcgcaaAAGTTATGGCGAGCGCTGGATAATTCACCTAAAACTGAATCCATCGGAGCGACTGCCTTGGAGCCACAGCCCACTCATGATGACGACCGACTTCGCGGGCAGCCAGTACGTGTCCAGCAATCCCAACGCCAGCTGCAGTGCATCCCGCTGGCTAACGGAGGAGGTATTTGCACGGAGAagcattttgaaaaatattttattggcatATTTCTGTTCTAAGGTCTTCAAGCTAATCGAAATTGTGCAGCGCGACGAGGCCATCTACAATCCGCGGCACAAGTACTACTTTTGCCGGCCGTACGTGGAGAACTTTTGGCGCGAGGTGGATTTGAAGCTGGAAAAGAATCCGGGCGCCAGCCTGGCCAAGTGGACCAATCTGCGCATCTCGTTCCGGCGGGAGTACACCAACTATCTGGAGGAGAAGGTGCCGCCCTGCTGGTCCTATTTCGACCGCATGTTCTTCCTGCATCCGTATCTACGCAAGAAGCACCAGCAGCCCAAGTCGCTGGACACACAGGTGCAGGACGCCCTGGCACACCTCTCCAACCTTTCCAGTCGTATGCAGCGCGAGCGTTCAGTGACCATTCCGGGCAGCAGCAGTATTGGTGGCCAGCCCACGCCCTCCGCCCACCAGTCACCACCAGCGCAGCAGCTGGACAACTATCTGGACTACTTTGACGAGGCGGAGCACAACAACTCCGAGCTGGATGACATcatggaggaggagcagcagcgcaACATCCGTTTCCACAGCCAATTGGACGGCAACGACATCAAGTCCGAGTGCGAAGAGCCGGCGGACGACTACGAACAGGAGGCGCAGGAGCCAGAGGAGGATGAACAGGAAGACCAAGACCTACACAAGATGGCGCCCACATCAAGTTCTTCATCGGCGGAAGCCCAGCGTCGTTATGCCAACCAGCATTCACACGCCAGTCGAATGCAGTCGGGTCGCCTGCAAATGCGCGCCTACCACGACGAGATGCGTGGCGCTATTCGTCCACGTTCCCAGGAACTGCAAGCTCCCACTGCAGCAGTGGCCGGAGTGAACTACTCCGCGCAACCGATTGCCCAtccaaatatttcctttgtGCGACCCACTTTCAGCAAGCCCGTGGATCTGGTCAGCACAACAACGCAcgccggaggaggaggcgtTCCAGGAACTACTGGCTTATCCGAAGCGGAGCTGCCCGCACCATCCACCGCAGCAGTGGTTACCGCAATGGCGCCCAGTAGTAGTGTTAGTgccagcagtagcagtagctACTTGAGTCAACGGCACGGGCACAACCACGTGCATGGAGGACATCCACAGGTGCCCGCGTCTGCGCTTCCTGTGCGTCTGGAAGCCAACAACCCGTCGAGCGGATCCGTGTCCACCGGCGGTGCGGAGCTGTGC
This genomic stretch from Drosophila yakuba strain Tai18E2 chromosome 3R, Prin_Dyak_Tai18E2_2.1, whole genome shotgun sequence harbors:
- the LOC6537205 gene encoding uncharacterized protein LOC6537205; translated protein: MMTTDFAGSQYVSSNPNASCSASRWLTEEVFKLIEIVQRDEAIYNPRHKYYFCRPYVENFWREVDLKLEKNPGASLAKWTNLRISFRREYTNYLEEKVPPCWSYFDRMFFLHPYLRKKHQQPKSLDTQVQDALAHLSNLSSRMQRERSVTIPGSSSIGGQPTPSAHQSPPAQQLDNYLDYFDEAEHNNSELDDIMEEEQQRNIRFHSQLDGNDIKSECEEPADDYEQEAQEPEEDEQEDQDLHKMAPTSSSSSAEAQRRYANQHSHASRMQSGRLQMRAYHDEMRGAIRPRSQELQAPTAAVAGVNYSAQPIAHPNISFVRPTFSKPVDLVSTTTHAGGGGVPGTTGLSEAELPAPSTAAVVTAMAPSSSVSASSSSSYLSQRHGHNHVHGGHPQVPASALPVRLEANNPSSGSVSTGGAELCDCKTDPDAMFLMSLLPDIQKLNGRDRGKIKIAFQNILQDYLYPD
- the LOC6537204 gene encoding uncharacterized protein LOC6537204, yielding MKFIAILFFLCAIVAATSTSSTTTTTETSTTSTTASSVPAPVPCGNGPQGPCAKKLYFFY